Proteins encoded together in one Flavobacteriales bacterium window:
- a CDS encoding ORF6N domain-containing protein, which produces MGTPATTRRPRTGLHRARPAFRSPHTDLLPVEHLVVAEPPAGYGAPVPTDEQLLGRLHLIGGQRVMLDRDLAELYGVEVRRLKEQVRRNMERFPEQFMFELSLEEDHALRSQNATLKQGEHGKYPPFAFTEHGVLMLANVLRSERAIAVSIRIIDLFVRMRQVMLAHQDILLRLEQLERRVGEQGADVQLLFHHLKQLLAPPSEPRKRIGFKPDEA; this is translated from the coding sequence ATGGGAACTCCGGCGACGACCCGCCGCCCGCGCACCGGCCTGCACCGCGCACGGCCAGCGTTCAGGTCGCCCCACACGGACCTGCTACCGGTGGAGCACCTCGTGGTGGCCGAGCCGCCTGCCGGCTACGGCGCCCCGGTTCCCACCGATGAACAGCTTCTCGGCCGGCTCCACCTCATCGGCGGCCAGCGCGTCATGCTTGATCGTGATCTGGCCGAGCTCTATGGGGTGGAGGTCAGGCGCCTCAAGGAGCAGGTGCGCCGCAACATGGAGCGCTTCCCCGAGCAGTTCATGTTCGAGCTCTCCCTGGAAGAGGACCACGCTTTAAGGTCGCAGAATGCGACCTTAAAGCAGGGCGAGCACGGCAAGTACCCGCCCTTCGCCTTCACCGAGCACGGTGTCCTCATGCTCGCCAATGTCCTGCGCAGCGAACGGGCCATCGCCGTCAGCATCCGCATCATCGACCTCTTCGTGCGCATGCGCCAGGTGATGCTCGCCCACCAGGACATCCTCCTGCGGCTGGAGCAGTTGGAACGCAGGGTGGGGGAGCAGGGCGCCGATGTCCAGCTGCTCTTCCACCACCTCAAGCAACTGCTCGCTCCGCCTTCGGAGCCGCGCAAGCGGATCGGCTTCAAACCCGACGAAGCATGA
- a CDS encoding ORF6N domain-containing protein: MNTATDTLLQEPPASYTAVAPPDAAITGRIHVIRGQKVMLDRDLAELYGVETKHLKRQVRRNINRFPEDFMFELTSAEWAALRYQFGTSNERVRSERGGSRVLPMAFSEQGVAMLSSVLNSEQAILVNIHIIRVFSRMREVLLSHCEILQKLEQLEGRLSGHDEEIQAIFDHLTALVSPAAEQQRRSIGFKPQDP, from the coding sequence ATGAACACCGCCACGGACACCCTGCTCCAGGAGCCACCGGCCAGCTACACCGCCGTAGCCCCGCCCGATGCCGCCATCACCGGCCGCATCCATGTTATCCGTGGCCAGAAGGTGATGTTGGACCGCGACCTCGCCGAGCTCTACGGTGTGGAGACCAAGCACCTCAAGCGCCAGGTACGGCGCAACATCAACCGCTTCCCCGAGGACTTCATGTTCGAACTGACCTCTGCCGAGTGGGCCGCTTTGAGGTACCAATTCGGCACCTCAAACGAGCGAGTCCGCTCAGAACGAGGTGGTTCCAGGGTGCTCCCCATGGCCTTCAGCGAGCAAGGCGTGGCCATGCTCTCCAGCGTCCTCAACAGCGAGCAGGCCATCCTGGTCAACATTCACATCATCCGCGTCTTCAGCCGGATGCGGGAGGTGCTCCTTTCGCACTGCGAGATCCTCCAGAAGCTGGAACAGCTCGAGGGCCGCCTCTCCGGCCACGACGAGGAGATCCAGGCCATCTTCGATCACCTCACCGCACTGGTCTCGCCCGCCGCTGAGCAGCAGCGACGATCGATCGGATTCAAACCACAGGACCCCTGA
- a CDS encoding helix-turn-helix domain-containing protein produces MLFGSNIKLLRQRRGRSQEEVAIALDVKRSSYSGYENGSAEPSFDLLVRMSEYFKVSIDKLLKDELTALSESQLGILERGGDIDLSGRRLRVLATTVDREDRENVELVPEKAKAGYALGYADPEYISILPTFQMPFLAKDRKYRTFQISGDSMPPVGDGSWVTGEYVQNWQTIRDGQPYIVVTKDDGIVFKVVYNQLKEKGTLLLCSTNPLYAPFEVQVTNVLEVWKFVHFISAELPEPNMSRDDLARSVVELRKEVGQLRLAMEQQGRLAF; encoded by the coding sequence CTGCTCTTCGGCTCCAACATCAAGCTCCTCCGACAGCGCCGCGGCCGCTCGCAGGAGGAGGTCGCCATCGCGCTCGATGTCAAGCGCAGCAGCTACAGCGGCTACGAGAACGGCAGTGCCGAGCCGTCCTTCGACCTGCTCGTGCGCATGAGCGAGTACTTCAAGGTGAGCATCGACAAGCTGCTCAAGGATGAGCTCACGGCCCTCAGCGAAAGCCAGCTCGGCATCCTGGAGCGCGGGGGCGACATCGACCTCAGTGGACGGCGACTGCGCGTGCTGGCCACCACGGTGGACCGCGAGGACCGCGAGAACGTGGAGCTGGTGCCCGAGAAGGCCAAGGCCGGCTATGCGCTGGGCTACGCCGATCCGGAGTACATCAGCATCCTGCCCACCTTCCAGATGCCCTTTCTGGCCAAGGACCGCAAGTACCGCACCTTCCAGATCAGCGGCGACAGCATGCCGCCTGTGGGTGATGGTTCCTGGGTCACCGGCGAGTACGTGCAGAACTGGCAGACCATCCGCGACGGCCAGCCCTATATCGTGGTCACCAAGGACGATGGCATCGTCTTCAAGGTGGTGTACAACCAGCTGAAGGAGAAGGGCACCCTGCTGCTCTGCAGCACCAATCCGCTCTACGCGCCCTTCGAGGTGCAGGTCACCAACGTGCTGGAGGTGTGGAAGTTCGTGCACTTCATCAGCGCCGAGCTGCCCGAGCCCAACATGAGCCGCGACGACCTGGCCCGCAGCGTGGTGGAACTGCGCAAGGAGGTGGGCCAGTTGCGGCTGGCCATGGAGCAGCAGGGCCGGTTGGCCTTCTGA
- a CDS encoding dihydrofolate reductase has translation MKTVHALPLLLLPILTAFHGGGPEARGRTAAPIAAAPDSFIWQTDQFADVRILRYQVPGWEQLNPQQKQLAYYLNMAGLAGRDILWDQNHKHNLQVRRSLERILRDHKGDRTGAEWTNFLTYAKQVFFSNGIHHHYSNDKHEPAFSRGYFEGLLKGCGATLPEEVLTTMFDPAVAAKKVSLEAGKDLVQASAVNFYGPGVTQAEVEAFYAAREKKDDPAMPLAHGLNSRIVRGADGQLQEQVYKVGGLYGPALVESIKWLEKAAAVAENPQQRKAIDLLIQYYRTGDLRTWDDFNIAWVKDTTNSVDFILGFVEVYNDPLGKRGSYESIVEVNDPEATRNMLAIQRNAQWFEDNSPLMPEHKKKNVVGITYRFINTAGESGDAAPSTPIGVNLPNANWIRAAHGSKSVSLGNISEAYEKSAGSSTLEVFCHDAEEIARAKAHGALAGKLHTALHEVVGHASGQLEPGVGETDQTLKSYASTLEEGRADLVALYFIMDPKLVELGVMPSLEVGMAEYDGYLRNGLLVQLRRIKPGKDIEEAHMRNRMWVSAWVVEKGMKEGVVAKVVRDGATYYDIRDYQKLRTLFGDLLREVQRIKSQGDHEAGKALVETYGVKVDPAVHAEVLKRAERIRTAPYAGFIQPQMVPVMDASGGITDVKLEFPDDFVKQMLHYGEKHSFLPDVN, from the coding sequence ATGAAGACCGTTCACGCCCTACCGCTGCTGCTGCTGCCGATCCTCACCGCCTTCCACGGTGGTGGCCCGGAGGCGCGCGGCCGCACCGCCGCGCCCATCGCGGCCGCGCCGGACAGCTTCATCTGGCAGACCGACCAGTTCGCCGACGTGCGCATCCTGCGCTATCAGGTGCCGGGTTGGGAGCAGCTCAACCCACAGCAGAAGCAACTGGCCTACTACCTCAACATGGCCGGCCTGGCCGGGCGCGACATCCTGTGGGACCAGAACCACAAGCACAACCTGCAGGTGCGCCGCTCGTTGGAGCGCATCCTGCGCGACCACAAGGGCGATCGCACGGGAGCGGAGTGGACCAACTTCCTCACCTACGCCAAGCAGGTCTTCTTCAGCAACGGCATCCACCACCACTACAGCAACGACAAGCACGAGCCCGCCTTCAGCCGGGGCTACTTCGAGGGACTGCTCAAGGGCTGCGGCGCCACCCTGCCGGAGGAGGTGCTCACCACCATGTTCGATCCCGCTGTGGCCGCCAAGAAGGTGAGCCTCGAGGCCGGCAAGGACCTGGTGCAGGCCAGCGCGGTGAACTTCTACGGACCGGGCGTCACGCAGGCCGAGGTGGAGGCCTTCTATGCGGCGCGCGAAAAGAAGGACGATCCCGCGATGCCGCTGGCCCACGGGCTCAACAGCCGCATCGTGCGCGGGGCCGACGGCCAACTGCAGGAGCAGGTGTACAAGGTGGGCGGTCTGTACGGACCGGCCCTGGTGGAGAGCATCAAGTGGCTGGAGAAGGCCGCCGCGGTGGCGGAGAACCCGCAGCAGCGCAAGGCGATCGACCTGCTGATCCAGTACTACCGCACGGGCGACCTGCGCACCTGGGACGACTTCAACATCGCCTGGGTGAAGGACACCACGAACAGTGTGGACTTCATCCTCGGTTTCGTGGAGGTGTACAATGATCCGCTGGGCAAGCGCGGCAGCTACGAGAGCATCGTGGAGGTGAACGATCCGGAGGCCACCCGCAACATGCTGGCCATCCAGCGCAACGCGCAGTGGTTCGAGGACAACAGCCCCCTGATGCCCGAGCACAAGAAGAAGAACGTGGTGGGCATCACCTACCGGTTCATCAACACGGCCGGCGAGTCCGGCGATGCGGCGCCCAGCACGCCGATCGGGGTCAACCTGCCCAACGCCAACTGGATCCGCGCGGCCCATGGCAGCAAGAGCGTGAGCCTGGGCAACATCAGCGAGGCGTATGAGAAGAGCGCGGGCAGCAGCACACTGGAGGTCTTCTGCCACGATGCGGAGGAGATCGCCCGGGCCAAGGCGCACGGCGCGCTGGCGGGCAAGCTGCACACGGCCCTGCACGAGGTGGTGGGCCACGCCAGCGGCCAGCTGGAGCCCGGCGTGGGCGAAACGGACCAGACGCTCAAGAGCTACGCCAGCACCCTGGAGGAGGGCCGTGCCGACCTCGTGGCGCTCTATTTCATCATGGACCCCAAGCTCGTGGAGCTGGGGGTGATGCCCAGCCTCGAAGTGGGCATGGCCGAGTATGATGGATACCTGCGAAACGGGCTGCTGGTCCAGTTGCGGCGCATCAAGCCGGGCAAGGACATCGAGGAGGCCCACATGCGCAACCGGATGTGGGTGAGCGCCTGGGTGGTGGAGAAGGGCATGAAGGAGGGCGTGGTGGCCAAGGTGGTGCGCGACGGGGCCACCTACTACGACATCCGCGACTACCAGAAGCTCCGCACTCTCTTCGGCGACCTGCTGCGCGAGGTGCAGCGCATCAAGAGCCAGGGCGATCACGAGGCGGGCAAGGCGCTGGTGGAGACCTACGGGGTGAAGGTGGACCCGGCCGTGCATGCCGAGGTGCTGAAGCGCGCCGAACGCATCCGCACCGCGCCCTATGCGGGCTTCATCCAACCGCAGATGGTGCCGGTCATGGACGCCTCCGGGGGCATCACCGATGTGAAGCTGGAGTTCCCGGACGACTTCGTGAAGCAGATGCTCCACTACGGGGAGAAGCACAGCTTCCTGCCCGATGTGAACTGA
- a CDS encoding peptidoglycan DD-metalloendopeptidase family protein, translating to MLRNASITALLPALLGSPVLAQVDSVAIGGAEEVEAYEEAIADPGYDELALPSLSGGALTLKDSLWLIPGYDLYCDWNTESIFGHHDQTLPVAPTTLWLSHAACDHEMPVCGRITSVFGPRHGRMHYGVDLKLETGDPVVAGFDGMVRIAQYHRSFGNVIVIRHANGLETLYAHLSRISVDVGQLVEAGERIGLGGNTGTSTGSHLHFEVRYLGRPMDPARVFDLTEGELTAGTLRLDASLFKHPAAAPSAYYRVKRGDTLSSIARRHGTTVARLCKLNRLSTRSILRIGQRLRTS from the coding sequence ATGCTCCGGAACGCGTCCATCACCGCGCTGCTGCCCGCCCTGCTCGGGTCGCCCGTGCTCGCGCAGGTGGACAGCGTGGCCATCGGAGGGGCCGAGGAGGTGGAGGCCTATGAGGAGGCCATCGCGGATCCCGGGTATGATGAGCTGGCGCTGCCAAGCCTGTCCGGCGGTGCCCTGACCCTGAAGGACAGCCTGTGGCTCATCCCTGGTTACGATCTGTACTGCGACTGGAACACCGAGAGCATTTTCGGGCATCACGACCAGACCCTGCCTGTGGCCCCCACCACCCTGTGGTTGAGCCATGCGGCCTGTGACCACGAGATGCCGGTGTGCGGCCGCATCACCTCGGTCTTCGGTCCACGTCATGGTCGCATGCACTATGGGGTCGACCTGAAGCTGGAGACCGGTGACCCCGTGGTGGCCGGCTTTGACGGCATGGTGCGCATCGCCCAATACCACCGCTCCTTCGGCAATGTGATCGTGATCCGCCACGCCAACGGGCTCGAGACGCTTTACGCCCACCTCAGCCGCATCAGCGTGGACGTGGGGCAGTTGGTGGAGGCGGGCGAGCGCATCGGCCTGGGCGGGAACACCGGGACAAGCACGGGCAGCCATCTGCACTTCGAAGTGCGCTACCTCGGCCGCCCCATGGATCCCGCGCGGGTGTTCGACCTCACGGAAGGCGAGCTCACCGCCGGCACCCTGCGACTGGATGCCTCGCTGTTCAAGCACCCGGCCGCGGCCCCGTCCGCCTACTACCGGGTGAAGCGTGGGGATACCCTGTCGTCCATCGCCCGACGCCATGGCACCACCGTGGCCCGGTTGTGCAAGTTGAACCGCCTTTCCACGCGCTCGATCCTGCGGATCGGCCAGCGCCTCCGCACGTCCTAG
- a CDS encoding lysophospholipid acyltransferase family protein, with the protein MPPNDRLVDPVELAKASHMRPGDPRVALFTEVSGLKRLQRVYEEVSHLHDIAFVKAVFQRLELEMEVQAEQLAQLPREGGLILVANHPYGAIDGMALVEVFGEVRPDLKVMANFLLQQLKPLGHRFIGVNPFEQLRSASSFQGMRAALAHVKQGGALALFPAGEVSSWRTELKAVADPRWKVPALKLVQHADVPVVPVWFDGANSVVFQMLGMIHPNLRTLTLPNEMLRMRGRHVRMRIGKPIPAKEVAAFTSAEQLGRYLRAKTYALGSGVQVRREQFKPLLFPRRPKEVVEAIDPRVLEREMAGIQDLKLNSQAEFDLYLAGSDRIPAMLREIGRLREVTFRTVGEGTNKRIDLDEFDLYYDHLFLWDREKRRLVGAYRIGDGARIMPRYGRRGLYLSTLFRMDRAMDRVLRRSFELGRSFIAQEYQRHRLPLFMLWRGLLIHITSNPAHQYLIGPVSISSTYSHFSRALIMAYVEKHHYDRDMAAMVTPRNRFRVKRDGADSEALVHASEADMKKMDRLIAEIDPHESAMPVLLKKYLLLNAKIIGFNCDPHFNDALDGLMVLDLHKLPPRTVEDLRKGMGEGS; encoded by the coding sequence ATGCCCCCGAACGACCGCTTGGTGGACCCGGTGGAACTGGCCAAAGCCAGCCACATGCGCCCGGGCGACCCGCGCGTCGCCCTGTTCACGGAGGTCAGCGGGCTCAAGCGGCTGCAGCGGGTGTACGAGGAAGTGAGCCACCTGCACGACATCGCGTTCGTGAAGGCGGTGTTCCAGCGGTTGGAGCTGGAGATGGAGGTGCAGGCCGAACAGTTGGCGCAGCTGCCTCGGGAGGGGGGGCTGATCCTGGTGGCCAATCATCCCTACGGGGCGATCGATGGCATGGCGCTGGTGGAGGTGTTCGGCGAGGTGCGGCCCGACCTGAAGGTGATGGCCAACTTCCTGTTGCAGCAGCTCAAGCCGCTGGGGCATCGGTTCATCGGGGTGAATCCGTTCGAGCAGTTGCGGAGCGCCAGCAGCTTTCAAGGCATGCGCGCGGCCCTGGCCCATGTAAAGCAGGGCGGGGCCTTGGCACTGTTCCCGGCCGGGGAGGTCAGCAGCTGGCGCACCGAGCTCAAGGCCGTGGCCGACCCGCGGTGGAAGGTGCCCGCCCTGAAGCTCGTGCAGCATGCCGACGTGCCGGTGGTGCCGGTCTGGTTCGATGGGGCCAACTCCGTGGTCTTCCAGATGCTGGGCATGATCCACCCCAACCTGCGCACGCTGACGCTGCCCAATGAGATGCTGCGGATGCGGGGCAGGCATGTGCGCATGCGGATCGGCAAGCCCATCCCTGCCAAGGAAGTGGCCGCCTTCACCTCCGCCGAGCAGCTGGGCCGCTATCTGCGCGCCAAGACCTACGCACTGGGATCCGGTGTGCAGGTGCGCCGCGAGCAGTTCAAGCCCCTATTGTTCCCCCGGCGGCCCAAAGAGGTGGTGGAGGCCATTGATCCGCGCGTGCTGGAGCGCGAGATGGCCGGCATCCAGGACCTGAAGCTCAACAGCCAGGCGGAGTTCGACCTCTACCTGGCCGGCAGTGACCGCATCCCGGCCATGCTGCGCGAGATCGGCCGGTTGCGAGAGGTCACCTTCCGCACCGTGGGCGAGGGCACCAACAAGCGCATCGACCTCGATGAGTTCGACCTCTACTACGACCACCTGTTCCTGTGGGACCGGGAGAAGCGGCGCCTGGTGGGGGCCTATCGCATCGGCGACGGTGCGCGCATCATGCCGCGCTACGGCCGGCGCGGGCTCTACCTGAGCACGCTGTTCCGCATGGACCGCGCGATGGACCGTGTGCTTCGGCGCAGCTTCGAGCTGGGGCGGTCGTTCATCGCACAGGAGTACCAGCGGCATCGGCTCCCGCTCTTCATGCTGTGGCGGGGCCTGCTCATCCACATCACCTCGAACCCCGCGCACCAGTACCTCATCGGCCCTGTGAGCATCAGCAGCACGTACAGCCACTTCTCGCGGGCCCTGATCATGGCCTATGTGGAGAAGCACCACTACGACCGCGACATGGCCGCCATGGTCACCCCGAGGAACCGGTTCCGGGTGAAGCGCGACGGCGCCGACAGCGAGGCCTTGGTGCACGCTTCCGAGGCCGACATGAAGAAGATGGACCGGCTCATCGCGGAGATCGATCCGCATGAATCGGCCATGCCGGTGCTGCTGAAGAAGTACCTGCTCCTGAACGCCAAGATCATCGGCTTCAACTGCGATCCCCATTTCAACGATGCGCTCGACGGGCTGATGGTGCTCGACCTGCACAAACTGCCGCCGCGCACGGTCGAGGACCTGCGCAAGGGGATGGGCGAGGGTTCGTGA
- a CDS encoding UDP-2,3-diacylglucosamine diphosphatase: MKRRIDVLVLSDLHLGTYGCRARELNAYLRSVKPRRVILNGDIIDIWQFKKRYFPKSHMQVVKRLLKLAGKVPVHYITGNHDEALRRYSPSHLGNLHLVDRLELTLDGQRHWFFHGDLFDATMTHARWLARLGGWSYDLLIRINTVVNWTLVRLGRPRMSLSRKVKNSVKRAVKFISDFELTAAEVAIHEGFDRVVCGHIHQPGMRTITTDRGRVEYLNSGDWIEHLSALEYYDGAWHLYLHERDALRTAPDAHPLPKAVQA, translated from the coding sequence ATGAAGCGCCGCATCGATGTGCTCGTTCTGAGCGACCTGCACCTGGGCACCTACGGATGCCGGGCCCGTGAGCTCAATGCCTACCTGCGCTCCGTGAAACCCCGCCGGGTGATCCTCAACGGCGACATCATCGACATCTGGCAGTTCAAGAAGCGCTACTTCCCCAAGAGCCACATGCAGGTGGTGAAGCGCTTGCTGAAGCTGGCCGGCAAGGTGCCCGTGCACTACATCACCGGCAACCACGACGAGGCCCTGCGCCGCTACAGCCCGAGCCACCTGGGCAACCTGCACCTGGTGGACCGCCTGGAGCTGACCCTGGACGGACAGCGCCATTGGTTCTTCCACGGCGACCTGTTCGACGCCACGATGACGCATGCCAGGTGGCTGGCCCGGCTCGGTGGCTGGAGCTACGACCTGCTCATCCGCATCAACACGGTGGTGAACTGGACGCTCGTCCGGCTCGGCCGTCCACGGATGAGCCTCAGCCGCAAGGTGAAGAACAGCGTGAAGCGCGCCGTGAAGTTCATCAGCGACTTCGAGCTCACCGCCGCCGAGGTCGCGATCCACGAGGGCTTCGACCGGGTGGTCTGCGGCCACATCCATCAGCCGGGTATGCGCACCATCACCACCGATCGCGGCCGCGTGGAGTACCTGAACTCCGGCGACTGGATCGAGCACCTCAGCGCGTTGGAGTACTACGACGGGGCCTGGCACCTGTACCTCCACGAGCGGGATGCCCTGCGAACTGCGCCCGATGCGCACCCTTTGCCGAAGGCCGTACAGGCCTGA
- a CDS encoding CoA-binding protein gives MQGHPTLVLGASPKPDRYSNRAVRRLLAHGHPVMAVGARAGHIGDELIRTDIPEGFGCHTVTLYLNAHHQQVWHDRLLALSPRRIIFNPGAENHQLAEEARRRGIEVVEGCTLVMLAAGTY, from the coding sequence ATGCAAGGGCATCCCACCCTGGTCCTGGGCGCGAGCCCGAAGCCCGATCGCTACTCGAACAGGGCGGTGCGCAGGCTGCTGGCCCATGGGCATCCGGTGATGGCCGTGGGCGCTCGGGCGGGGCACATCGGCGATGAGCTCATCCGGACGGACATTCCCGAGGGGTTCGGTTGCCATACGGTCACCCTCTACCTCAACGCGCACCACCAGCAGGTCTGGCACGACCGGCTGCTGGCCCTTTCCCCTCGGCGCATCATCTTCAACCCGGGAGCGGAGAACCATCAGCTGGCCGAGGAAGCGCGGCGTCGCGGCATCGAGGTGGTGGAGGGCTGCACGCTGGTGATGCTGGCGGCGGGGACGTACTGA